The nucleotide sequence CGGCTTCCTCATCATTTCATTCTTTGCTTTTAACCCATGAATTGGGAACCACATCTGGACCACCTTTTCTACTCCAAAAGCTATTCTTATATACTAAATAAATAACTCgcttaattaaaattttattacttttccaacaaaatcaaattttatttagagGATAAACAAGAGAATTTTGCTCCATAAAAGTCAgaatatatttatcaaattctataaatagattttttttttttttgacgagATGAGAAAATAGCGGTCaaattgggattttttttttccaacataACCAATTCAACCTAATATGGATTCAGAGCGATCAAGTTCAATGTGGTGTACAATTATCAGGATACCGCTGAAAATAACAGCAAAAATCGAAAGGTATAATACCAACAGCAAAGAAAGGGAAAGTagtaaaaaagaaagggaaaaaaaaaagaccttgACTTCGAGTCTTCAACAGTAGTTCCACTTTCCCGGTTCAGCGACCGCTTTCAACGGAACCGTCACGAAACACGCTCGCGATACAAGGACGGCACCGTCGTCCACCCACCTATCTCTCTAACGTCCGTTAACAACTCCGTCCGCCAGCCGCCTCAAGCCATCAAcactcaagaaaaagaaaaaaaagtcccGACTCTTTTATGAAAACCCCACACGACGATTCCCCAAATCAATTAAAAAGACGATCAATTGGACGGTCCAGATTTAAGGATGCCAAACCAATCCTGTAGTCCAGCGGAAAGATGGAGTCCTTTTGTCTTTTCTGTTCCCAATTATTTTTCCCGTGAAAAGCTCCGCATAAAATACCTCCGAGCGACCGCCAACCTACCATTCAACTGCCTCGAGATTCGTTATCCCAACTCCCAAAGCTTGGATAAGCGGCAGATGCGGTATCCCGCATAGACGAATTCATCCGTGGCGTACGACGATATGTTTTCTAAGGGAACGCGGAACGGACGTTGGCGGTGGGGGTACATCGTATTCTTTCTCGatttaaataaagaaagataaaaatggGCACTCTGGTTCGGGTCCGAGGCTGGGCGGCTCGGGTGACCCGAGCCTATCGCTTCGGGCCGAGCCGGGGCATCTTCCTCTCAGTTCGTTGAAATTTTCGCACGATATCTCTCCGCTTtatcttccccccccccccacccccccccatCCCGCACGGTCCGAAAAGCCCACCCgcatccccttctctctctgtgtgtctcGCTCGTCGTAGCTCCGACGGCCATTTTCCTCTTCCCCTCGGAACCCTAACCCTAGTCCGGGAACGGACGAAACCCTAACCTTAGCTCGAAAGGGCTCCTATTCGATCGCCATTAGCGGAGAGATCTCCGCCCATTCGCGTAAGTCCCGCTCTCTTGTTCTCCAAATCCCCCAATTTTTGCCCCCCGGATCGTCCGCCCGCGTCGCCGGACGATCAATCTAGGGCTTTGGCCTGTGTGCTTGCGGGATTCTTTGTTTCAGTTCGTTTTGCTGTTTTGTTTTGCTTCGCCGGCCGAATCGGGCGAGTAGATAGGGAATTTTGGGCGTTTGGGCTGGATTTCGTCGGGGGTTGTGGAGAGGGAGCTTGAGTTTTGCTTCGTGGGGCTGGGTAGGTGGTTCGGGGTGGGGGGAGTGGGATGCGTGCGGAGCACCTGTTCTAGGGTTTGGGTGATCTCGCCCGTTTGTACCTTTGCGTGATTCTGTTCATATTGGAGGGGTAAAAAGAGGTATTTCTTTTGGGTCTTCAATGCTTAGATACGCCCGAGATTTTGATGCCCGGGTGTTGATGCACCAGGTGGAACGTATATATGTGGGTTTTGGACTTCTTGCTCGAGAATTGGTTTGGAAATTAGTAGCGGCTAATGATCATGTGGGTGGCTCTTGGAGCCCGGGTTTTAGATGCATTAAAGAGCTATGCATGAGAGGTTGAAGTTCTACTTACCATATAatggttttctttctttctgagGATTTGGGTAGCTCGTTTTGAGCTTTACTTGTTACTGATATAAGCTGTTTTTATGTGGGGAGACATGATTCTTGATGACGATGTCTTGTTAAGTGGGTAGATGAAGTGTTGATGAATGGAATCTCAGGCAGACGTATAAATTTTTGGAAACTTAAGCATCTTGACTGAGTTTGATTCTTTAAGCTCCGGGGCTAGCATGTTTGTCAAAATATTGTCTCTCGGCTTTATTTCCCACAAACTCACCTCATAACTTAtggctcatcttcttcttgcATTGGTTTGTTGCCTTGCACTGTGGAACGAatgaattatttaatattattacgTAATTTTAAACTGCATCTCTCCAGCCAACATATTTTGTGCTAGCATTTCAGGAATTAgtcttaagaaaaaaatatctcaAAACTGTGTGGTGTCCATTTTAGTATCTTCAAAGGTGTCAGAGGTAACACAAAATCATATCTCAAGAGCTGAAGATTAGAGCAACAAAATCAAACTGTCTTCCGTCAAGGATCAGCATTGACCAACCTTTTTGTACATGAAAGCTGTTAATTTGGTAGGACCTTTTTTATATGAAAGCtattaattttgtttttaagAATGGAACATTATGTGATTTGCTAGACTTCTTTCATTCCATCATATGGTCTGATAATGGATTTAAGGGTTtgccattattttttttctttttaaagctAAAGAATGGGCAGATAAATCTTGCAGATTAATTAACCTGCTCTTTTTCCCTCTACAGATTCATATGAACCTCTTATCTGTGCGCCGTTTTGTTGCATGAGTACTTTGTTCTCACCTTTTATACTAGATTATTGTGTCTGTCTCTTTATGTATGCCCTCTGACAGTTTTTCTTTAAGCTATCATTGTTTTATGTAAATGTTAAATAAATATTCTGCCTTATGAAAAggctaccaatttatttaagcCATTTTCACCTAAATTAAATGCTCTTGGCAATTACTGTTCTAAGTTTAAACTGTTACAAGCCTCCTAGTACCGAGTTAttgttttttagttttattctaTGACTTAACTTTCATGCCCATGAGATATTTTTTTGACAAGTTGTAAGGAAACACTTGATATGAAGGGACAATGTTAAGTGTATCCAAGtgtcatttcttcttctttagtaGTTATTCTATTTGTATTTTTCTGGCTGCAGCTACATGAAAAGTTCAGTGACATCATAATGCCCATTTCATGACTTACTACATgtattctttgtttcttttgttCATCTTCCATAATTACTGAGCCACCACCTGATTTATGTGCCGTATAACTTTGCTCAGAGGAGTTTTGTTATATTATCTATTCATTTTTAAATCAATCTATTCACAGGGTTGACATCCTGAGGGTGCACTTAAGAGAAAGGAAGTATCTTACTGTCAGGACACCTGTCATATACTGCATGCTTAATTTGTAGACAATCTGAGTTATAAGGCTTGGTTGGTCAAGGCTGGACTCTCTATGCCTGGGAATGAAATTGCTGAAGAGGTCCACAACTTCTTTGAGCAAGACAAACATCCCAGAGTCGTCAATCTGAAATTGGAAATGGGAGTTGGCCAAATTTCAATAGCAATTTGCAGGCTGGAATTCAAAGCCAGGGCGAAATACCCCtgaatgttaattcaaaaatttCCACTGCTCAGTCTATAGGTATGTGCCTATTAATTTCTCTCTTGCTTTTGTCCCCATTAGAATCTGATTCCGCCCCTAATCATTGCAACCCTTAAACTTTGAGCGACATTGTGGTCATACTGCAGCTTGATAAGTGGGTCATCTTTAATACAACTGTAATCATGTATAACTGTGTTTTCTTGTTGGTCTGTCCTTAAATGAATGAAAGAGAAGTAAATAGATATTTTGCCCTTCTGCAAAGCATACCTGTTTAGTTGGTTATGAAGTAGCTTGTTTCTTCATGttgttttaagattttttttttttattggtttaTCATCTTCAGATTCTGGGACAGGAAATACCAATCTGTCTTCACAGCCTTTTGGTGTGATTTTCACTCAGACAAATCTTAGTCCATATTTTGGTAACAGTCAGCCTAGAGACCAACAGTTAGGTTTGAAACTTTGAAAGGATTTATGCATGGCTCTCAAGATACTCAGACAAGGCCTGATCAGTCAAAGTTTTTAGAGGATAACTCTTTTTCTGATAGACATAATTCTATATGTAGAGGCTTAGCTACTTTTAATCCACTGCAGGGGAATGCTCCTCAACACAGTTCAGGCCTTATAAGAAATTCAGAAACACCAGAGTTTGCCCAGGCTCCTGTAAATTTTGACTTTCGTCGCAGTCAACAGCAGCTCGTTAGGAGCCACCTCCTAGGAACATTACAACCTCATCTAAGGCAGCACCCAGGTTTTAACAACATGCAGCTGTGGCAACAACAGTTGATGTACAACAAGCTTCAACAACTTCAGAGACAGCAGCAACTTCAgcagctggatcaaggggcaaggCAGCAGAGTCTGCTTAATCAATTGTCTTCTGCTGCAAAGCCAGCAGCTATCAATCAGTTTCCTGCTCTTGTTAATGAAATTCCCATCAATGATGCATCTAACTATGTATGGCCAAATAATTTTGTGGGAGGTGAGTCCAAATCACCTGGCATTCCTCAGATGTTTGTTGCTGGTAACATGAACTGCACACAGCCAAGTGGCTCTCCTGCCATGCAAAATTTGACAAATGGTATGATGTTTCCAAATGACCAAGGCCAAACAATTCAAGCGATGGGGTTTGTCCCACAGCAGCTTGATCAGTCTCTGCGTGGCATACCAGTCTCCAGCAGCAGAGGTTCTATGAATCAATACTCTGAGTTCCAAGGGATGCCTAGTGACAATATGGATATGATGACTAAGACACTTGGGAACCAACCAGAAAAGGCGTCTATGCATTCAGGTCCACTTAGATCTTTTCAAAGTGGTCAGAGTTTTGCTGAACAAGCTGGTTTGCAGGATAATATATCAATTTCTACACAGAGCTTTCAAGAAAAAAGTTTGTTTGGGAATGCTTTGGTGCAGAGTGTAAGTAGTGGTGTTGCATCAGGAAATTTTCAACAACCAAATCATTTGCAGCGCCGTTTTCAGCTCCAGAATTTTCAAGGTATGCAGGAGCAATCTGATTTGTCAGGTGACTTGCATGAAAAACCAGAAGCACAAGTAGGACCTTCTCATGATGCAGCAAGTTTAGATCCGACAGAACAGAAGATCTTGTTTGGCACTGATGATGATGACAATTGGGGGTTTTCTTTTGGAAAGAGTGTTAACTCTTGCACAGGGGGCTATCTGCAAGGAAATTCATTGGACAATGATTATTGTGGTGCATTTCCATCTGTCCAGAGTGGCAGTTGGAGTGCCCTTATGCAGGAGGCTGTACAGGCTTCTAGTAGTGACACGGGGCATCAGGAAGAATGGAGTGGCTTGACTTTTCACAAAACAGAACCCTCTATTGGAAACCATTCAGCTATATCTAATGACAATGGGAAGCAGCAAGCAGCATGGAATGACAATAACCTGCAGAACACACCTTCTTTAATTTCAAGACCTTTGCCTTTGTTTAACAATACTGATGCAAGAACAAGCCTTTCTACTGCCCCTGGTTTTCATCATTCTTTTACATCTACATATGAACAAAATGATAGAGTACCAGCTGAAGCTTCCCATGAGTCCTTCCAGCGGTCAACTAGAGAAACACAGAACAAGCAGTCTTTTCATAATCAGAATCAAAAGCAGTCCCTTGAGGGTGACCTCCAATCACAAATGCACACAAATGACGGTGTTGGGGCTGGGCAAACACATGGGCAGTTGGAAAGCAATTCATGTTATTCAACAGTGGAGTCTAAGTCTCATAACATGCACGGTGTTTGGACTCACCAGCAAAACATGCCTTTGTCAAATACTGCTAGTCAATTAAGTAACAAGCCAGATGGCTGGAACATCCAACATTCACTGGGTAATGATGGCGCTAAGTATGGTCAAAGGAATAATACAAACAGAATTATGAATATTGAAAGGAGTTGCGATGGCAGTATGTGGAAGGTTGGTGGAAATCAAGTGACTTTGACAGGTGGATCAGAGTCTGTGAAATCTGATATTGGCAGTCCCCAGATGCGAAGTGATGCTTCCTGTATGGGTAATGTAACTAGTGTTATGAATTCGAGCACTTTGAAATTGAATCAGGAAATGAATCAGTATCTATTTAATAGACAACAGATTGACCGTGGAAAACATGTTGCCCTTGATTCCTATGTAAATTCTGCAAATGATGAAAATTTGGGAGGAAACCTGTATAATAAAAGCAGTGGATCACAAGCTTGGGAAACAACCAGAGATAACGCTGGAAAAGAATTGGTTGAGAACTACGATGGCAAGCATGAACATTCAAAGGTGGCTTCAAATGAAGTCTATAGGTCAAACCATTCAAATCTTGGGCAGCATGGCAGTAGTGGAGGTGCTGCAAGGGAGAGCCCATTGTCAACTGAAGATGACTCCCGTGCTTTGGGTAGTGGCAGCCAAAAATCATTCTGTCAGTCTGGTCAACAAActcgtgggtcccacatactcGAGTATCATCAAATTGGAAGTATGGGGATGAATGTTCAACCTTCTATCCTCCCTTTGCAGGCATCATACCCTCAAGGTCTGCCTCGATCAGTGATCCAAGGATCAAATCAGGAGCAAAGATATATTGGGCACTCGCAGTTTGCCGGCCCGGCTGTTTCGAATAATGTCATTGGCATGGCAAAGGTACTGATGTATTTAATGTGCTAGTTGATTTTATAACTGATGTCATTTATACTTCATCAAACCTCTTTCTTTCAGGTGTTAATGACACTTCTTCATTTACAGGGAAACTTAACTAATTTACAGAGAAGTCCAAAAGGAGCAGAGGACATACAGTCTACAGGTACTGTACCAAGCCATGACTCTTCTGGGTATGCCTCCTTTGATGGATCAACTGCTCAAAATTCTCATAATAAAGGAATTGGTCAAACAAGGTAACTGGTAGCTTGAGATATTGCTATTTAATTACATTGTTATGATCTCTTCACTCCTCGTTTCAGATGTCTACATGCATGAATCTTATTACTGGCATTGAATATAGCTCCACTTCTTTTACTTTTATGTTGCTCATTTGATAAATATATCAATTATGCATCAGATCTCAATGATATTTTTGTATGAAAACTTCCAATATGTCATTTGAAGACTTACCATCCTTTATGTCTTCACTTATCCATTTCCCAATTTTTCGGGGATAAGCAACTTGTCATTGCCAGGATGAGAGCCCATTTCTGGCTGTGGTATTGGCCATTCCTTATATTAGGTATCTTTCTAAATAGTCAAACCAATCTGATTTATTGCAGTCAGGATATGCTTGAGCTTCTTCACAAGGTGGACCAGTCAAGGGATGTCAAAGCTATTGCTACATCTGATGCACCCGAAGCAGCTGCTTCTGATATCTCTGCTTCTCGTCCTCAACTTGTTCACTCTTCTGCCTTACAAGGTTTTGGCTTAAGATTGGGTCCACCATCACAATGGCAACCAGTTTCAAACCAGCCTTCTCAGACTTCCTTACATGAGTTTAGTAGTAAGCAACTTGACCACGAATCGAGAAATAAAGATCGAACATGGTCAGCTTCTACGGCTTCAGTTCAACCTCTGCCTCATGAAGCATCTAAAATAGAACACTGGGACACTAGATGCAGTGTAACTGGACAAACATGCAGGGAAACCTCACAATCATATAGTCATGTCAACTCATCATCGACAGCTGCTTTAGATCTTTCTCATGCGGGATTCCAGTTACAGCAGCAGTTGCAGCAACACCACATGTCTATAGCATCTGGAAATGAGACAATGGAGTTATCTGCAAAAGTTTCTCTTGGCAGTCAAGCCAATGTAAATTCATCCATTAAAAATGTTCCTCTACTTAGACAGCCAAATGAATCTCATGACAGAGTTTTAGCTGATCAACCTTTTCAGACATCAGTGCCTAATCTGGCTGGAAGAATTCCACCTTTCAGGCTTGCTTCCTCTGCTGATACTCATGCACCTCCTGCTTCACCATTTTATTCTGCACAGACAGATCATTCCCAACCAATGGATGCAGGCTTTTCTCGTACTGGACATTCAGGCCAGCAACTCCCTGTAGTAGAACCTGGATCAGGTTCACAACCTTCTACATCAGGGATGCCTCAGCAAGTTGGCTTCTCAAAAATGTTGCATAAAGTATGGACAAATGTATCAGCTCAACGTCTAGCAGGCGTCCAGCCTCACAAGCTTACTCCTGCTATACTTCAGTCGGTGATTTTATCAAGTAACAACAGGAATGCAGGTCCTTGGCGCCCACAGAAGGTGGATGATCAAAAACAAAAGGGAGAAAATGCTCCATCTGAGTCTGGTACATCTTCTGTCAAATCACCACAAGCCATCTATGGAGACGAACATCCGGTCATGGATAGTTCCTTGCAACAACTATCTTCTGAGGGGTTGGATGTTGCTGCTAAGACAGGCATTGCATTCCAGGGGCAAGAACCCATGCGAAAGCATATGTTAGAAGGAAGTCCATGCGAAAACATCGCCACAGCATGTAACTCACCGATGGTACATGTTCCCCTTACAAATGCTGCATCTTCTAGTGGCGATGTTGGGTTGTATTGGCACACTTCAGTACCTTCAGATGTTAACCAGCAAAATTACGCTCTGTTG is from Phoenix dactylifera cultivar Barhee BC4 chromosome 6, palm_55x_up_171113_PBpolish2nd_filt_p, whole genome shotgun sequence and encodes:
- the LOC103709238 gene encoding uncharacterized protein LOC103709238 isoform X2 — translated: MHGSQDTQTRPDQSKFLEDNSFSDRHNSICRGLATFNPLQGNAPQHSSGLIRNSETPEFAQAPVNFDFRRSQQQLVRSHLLGTLQPHLRQHPGFNNMQLWQQQLMYNKLQQLQRQQQLQQLDQGARQQSLLNQLSSAAKPAAINQFPALVNEIPINDASNYVWPNNFVGGESKSPGIPQMFVAGNMNCTQPSGSPAMQNLTNGMMFPNDQGQTIQAMGFVPQQLDQSLRGIPVSSSRGSMNQYSEFQGMPSDNMDMMTKTLGNQPEKASMHSGPLRSFQSGQSFAEQAGLQDNISISTQSFQEKSLFGNALVQSVSSGVASGNFQQPNHLQRRFQLQNFQGMQEQSDLSGDLHEKPEAQVGPSHDAASLDPTEQKILFGTDDDDNWGFSFGKSVNSCTGGYLQGNSLDNDYCGAFPSVQSGSWSALMQEAVQASSSDTGHQEEWSGLTFHKTEPSIGNHSAISNDNGKQQAAWNDNNLQNTPSLISRPLPLFNNTDARTSLSTAPGFHHSFTSTYEQNDRVPAEASHESFQRSTRETQNKQSFHNQNQKQSLEGDLQSQMHTNDGVGAGQTHGQLESNSCYSTVESKSHNMHGVWTHQQNMPLSNTASQLSNKPDGWNIQHSLGNDGAKYGQRNNTNRIMNIERSCDGSMWKVGGNQVTLTGGSESVKSDIGSPQMRSDASCMGNVTSVMNSSTLKLNQEMNQYLFNRQQIDRGKHVALDSYVNSANDENLGGNLYNKSSGSQAWETTRDNAGKELVENYDGKHEHSKVASNEVYRSNHSNLGQHGSSGGAARESPLSTEDDSRALGSGSQKSFCQSGQQTRGSHILEYHQIGSMGMNVQPSILPLQASYPQGLPRSVIQGSNQEQRYIGHSQFAGPAVSNNVIGMAKGNLTNLQRSPKGAEDIQSTGTVPSHDSSGYASFDGSTAQNSHNKGIGQTSQDMLELLHKVDQSRDVKAIATSDAPEAAASDISASRPQLVHSSALQGFGLRLGPPSQWQPVSNQPSQTSLHEFSSKQLDHESRNKDRTWSASTASVQPLPHEASKIEHWDTRCSVTGQTCRETSQSYSHVNSSSTAALDLSHAGFQLQQQLQQHHMSIASGNETMELSAKVSLGSQANVNSSIKNVPLLRQPNESHDRVLADQPFQTSVPNLAGRIPPFRLASSADTHAPPASPFYSAQTDHSQPMDAGFSRTGHSGQQLPVVEPGSGSQPSTSGMPQQVGFSKMLHKVWTNVSAQRLAGVQPHKLTPAILQSVILSSNNRNAGPWRPQKVDDQKQKGENAPSESGTSSVKSPQAIYGDEHPVMDSSLQQLSSEGLDVAAKTGIAFQGQEPMRKHMLEGSPCENIATACNSPMVHVPLTNAASSSGDVGLYWHTSVPSDVNQQNYALLHQMQAMKGAYSDPSKRPGKRLKGADFGSDASRMDWKAVQGLVYGQNAAFRVPADSELGATSHRSFASDVKMLSFALRDNEERSASTCSQIPGLTGESKHPQISPQMAPSWFGQYGTYKNGQILAMYDGQRTIKPATPQFNFPKASGSMDNSTIVAQRMDTGHAGGLGRSTLSTTVAANESSPSCLPADVIDHDIVPRKKRKSAASELLPWHKEVTNGSRWLQTISMAELEWTQASNRLTEKVEDEAEILEDGLSVPQPRRRLILTSQLMQQLLPAIPAAILKTEATSAYESSTYYVAKSALLDACSLIDCSGSDSCMQLDKENMISEKLETSEKVGDNIYSKVVEDFIGRSKKLESEFLRLDRRTAMLDVRLECQELERFSIVNRLGKFHGRNHTDGVESSSTSENALRKTFPQRYVTALSMPGNLPEGVFCLSL
- the LOC103709238 gene encoding uncharacterized protein LOC103709238 isoform X1; the encoded protein is MHGSQDTQTRPDQSKFLEDNSFSDRHNSICRGLATFNPLQGNAPQHSSGLIRNSETPEFAQAPVNFDFRRSQQQLVRSHLLGTLQPHLRQHPGFNNMQLWQQQLMYNKLQQLQRQQQLQQLDQGARQQSLLNQLSSAAKPAAINQFPALVNEIPINDASNYVWPNNFVGGESKSPGIPQMFVAGNMNCTQPSGSPAMQNLTNGMMFPNDQGQTIQAMGFVPQQLDQSLRGIPVSSSRGSMNQYSEFQGMPSDNMDMMTKTLGNQPEKASMHSGPLRSFQSGQSFAEQAGLQDNISISTQSFQEKSLFGNALVQSVSSGVASGNFQQPNHLQRRFQLQNFQGMQEQSDLSGDLHEKPEAQVGPSHDAASLDPTEQKILFGTDDDDNWGFSFGKSVNSCTGGYLQGNSLDNDYCGAFPSVQSGSWSALMQEAVQASSSDTGHQEEWSGLTFHKTEPSIGNHSAISNDNGKQQAAWNDNNLQNTPSLISRPLPLFNNTDARTSLSTAPGFHHSFTSTYEQNDRVPAEASHESFQRSTRETQNKQSFHNQNQKQSLEGDLQSQMHTNDGVGAGQTHGQLESNSCYSTVESKSHNMHGVWTHQQNMPLSNTASQLSNKPDGWNIQHSLGNDGAKYGQRNNTNRIMNIERSCDGSMWKVGGNQVTLTGGSESVKSDIGSPQMRSDASCMGNVTSVMNSSTLKLNQEMNQYLFNRQQIDRGKHVALDSYVNSANDENLGGNLYNKSSGSQAWETTRDNAGKELVENYDGKHEHSKVASNEVYRSNHSNLGQHGSSGGAARESPLSTEDDSRALGSGSQKSFCQSGQQTRGSHILEYHQIGSMGMNVQPSILPLQASYPQGLPRSVIQGSNQEQRYIGHSQFAGPAVSNNVIGMAKGNLTNLQRSPKGAEDIQSTGTVPSHDSSGYASFDGSTAQNSHNKGIGQTSQDMLELLHKVDQSRDVKAIATSDAPEAAASDISASRPQLVHSSALQGFGLRLGPPSQWQPVSNQPSQTSLHEFSSKQLDHESRNKDRTWSASTASVQPLPHEASKIEHWDTRCSVTGQTCRETSQSYSHVNSSSTAALDLSHAGFQLQQQLQQHHMSIASGNETMELSAKVSLGSQANVNSSIKNVPLLRQPNESHDRVLADQPFQTSVPNLAGRIPPFRLASSADTHAPPASPFYSAQTDHSQPMDAGFSRTGHSGQQLPVVEPGSGSQPSTSGMPQQVGFSKMLHKVWTNVSAQRLAGVQPHKLTPAILQSVILSSNNRNAGPWRPQKVDDQKQKGENAPSESGTSSVKSPQAIYGDEHPVMDSSLQQLSSEGLDVAAKTGIAFQGQEPMRKHMLEGSPCENIATACNSPMVHVPLTNAASSSGDVGLYWHTSVPSDVNQQNYALLHQMQAMKGAYSDPSKRPGKRLKGADFGSDASRMDWKAVQGLVYGQNAAFRVPADSELGATSHRSFASDVKMLSFALRDNEERSASTCSQIPGREASSQDMHIVGCPDLQTHIHSSSACSASGLTGESKHPQISPQMAPSWFGQYGTYKNGQILAMYDGQRTIKPATPQFNFPKASGSMDNSTIVAQRMDTGHAGGLGRSTLSTTVAANESSPSCLPADVIDHDIVPRKKRKSAASELLPWHKEVTNGSRWLQTISMAELEWTQASNRLTEKVEDEAEILEDGLSVPQPRRRLILTSQLMQQLLPAIPAAILKTEATSAYESSTYYVAKSALLDACSLIDCSGSDSCMQLDKENMISEKLETSEKVGDNIYSKVVEDFIGRSKKLESEFLRLDRRTAMLDVRLECQELERFSIVNRLGKFHGRNHTDGVESSSTSENALRKTFPQRYVTALSMPGNLPEGVFCLSL
- the LOC103709238 gene encoding uncharacterized protein LOC103709238 isoform X3 gives rise to the protein MQLWQQQLMYNKLQQLQRQQQLQQLDQGARQQSLLNQLSSAAKPAAINQFPALVNEIPINDASNYVWPNNFVGGESKSPGIPQMFVAGNMNCTQPSGSPAMQNLTNGMMFPNDQGQTIQAMGFVPQQLDQSLRGIPVSSSRGSMNQYSEFQGMPSDNMDMMTKTLGNQPEKASMHSGPLRSFQSGQSFAEQAGLQDNISISTQSFQEKSLFGNALVQSVSSGVASGNFQQPNHLQRRFQLQNFQGMQEQSDLSGDLHEKPEAQVGPSHDAASLDPTEQKILFGTDDDDNWGFSFGKSVNSCTGGYLQGNSLDNDYCGAFPSVQSGSWSALMQEAVQASSSDTGHQEEWSGLTFHKTEPSIGNHSAISNDNGKQQAAWNDNNLQNTPSLISRPLPLFNNTDARTSLSTAPGFHHSFTSTYEQNDRVPAEASHESFQRSTRETQNKQSFHNQNQKQSLEGDLQSQMHTNDGVGAGQTHGQLESNSCYSTVESKSHNMHGVWTHQQNMPLSNTASQLSNKPDGWNIQHSLGNDGAKYGQRNNTNRIMNIERSCDGSMWKVGGNQVTLTGGSESVKSDIGSPQMRSDASCMGNVTSVMNSSTLKLNQEMNQYLFNRQQIDRGKHVALDSYVNSANDENLGGNLYNKSSGSQAWETTRDNAGKELVENYDGKHEHSKVASNEVYRSNHSNLGQHGSSGGAARESPLSTEDDSRALGSGSQKSFCQSGQQTRGSHILEYHQIGSMGMNVQPSILPLQASYPQGLPRSVIQGSNQEQRYIGHSQFAGPAVSNNVIGMAKGNLTNLQRSPKGAEDIQSTGTVPSHDSSGYASFDGSTAQNSHNKGIGQTSQDMLELLHKVDQSRDVKAIATSDAPEAAASDISASRPQLVHSSALQGFGLRLGPPSQWQPVSNQPSQTSLHEFSSKQLDHESRNKDRTWSASTASVQPLPHEASKIEHWDTRCSVTGQTCRETSQSYSHVNSSSTAALDLSHAGFQLQQQLQQHHMSIASGNETMELSAKVSLGSQANVNSSIKNVPLLRQPNESHDRVLADQPFQTSVPNLAGRIPPFRLASSADTHAPPASPFYSAQTDHSQPMDAGFSRTGHSGQQLPVVEPGSGSQPSTSGMPQQVGFSKMLHKVWTNVSAQRLAGVQPHKLTPAILQSVILSSNNRNAGPWRPQKVDDQKQKGENAPSESGTSSVKSPQAIYGDEHPVMDSSLQQLSSEGLDVAAKTGIAFQGQEPMRKHMLEGSPCENIATACNSPMVHVPLTNAASSSGDVGLYWHTSVPSDVNQQNYALLHQMQAMKGAYSDPSKRPGKRLKGADFGSDASRMDWKAVQGLVYGQNAAFRVPADSELGATSHRSFASDVKMLSFALRDNEERSASTCSQIPGREASSQDMHIVGCPDLQTHIHSSSACSASGLTGESKHPQISPQMAPSWFGQYGTYKNGQILAMYDGQRTIKPATPQFNFPKASGSMDNSTIVAQRMDTGHAGGLGRSTLSTTVAANESSPSCLPADVIDHDIVPRKKRKSAASELLPWHKEVTNGSRWLQTISMAELEWTQASNRLTEKVEDEAEILEDGLSVPQPRRRLILTSQLMQQLLPAIPAAILKTEATSAYESSTYYVAKSALLDACSLIDCSGSDSCMQLDKENMISEKLETSEKVGDNIYSKVVEDFIGRSKKLESEFLRLDRRTAMLDVRLECQELERFSIVNRLGKFHGRNHTDGVESSSTSENALRKTFPQRYVTALSMPGNLPEGVFCLSL